The following coding sequences are from one Paenibacillus sp. FSL R5-0912 window:
- a CDS encoding AI-2E family transporter produces MEQWSQNKWFRWMIGVLLSLIILYFVWLLRPMLEGIFLFLKAILAPFLAAMIISYVLNPVVSMLSRRKMPRSVAVLLIYAVFLTSLAVILINLIPMFIEQLEELNEHLPEMTLHAQGLMRGMNSRLIPPGVETGMNNWFYQLENRLAEGISHFLDNIASTIGILFNAFIVPFLVFYILKDFDVFERTVVSCLPRSRRKSIVTLLKDIDEALGNYIRGQFLVCIIIGVLAYIGYAIIGMPYALLFACVVAVFNIVPYMGPFLGAAPAIVMASTLSWRLVLMVAVVNTLCQMLESNVISPQVVGRKLHLHPLLIIFALLVGGEIAGMIGLILAVPFFAAGKVVIQHIVAYYIRRRPA; encoded by the coding sequence ATGGAGCAATGGTCCCAAAATAAATGGTTCCGCTGGATGATCGGCGTGCTGCTCTCCCTGATCATTCTGTATTTCGTCTGGCTGCTCCGCCCCATGCTGGAGGGAATCTTCCTGTTTCTAAAAGCGATCCTCGCCCCGTTCCTGGCGGCAATGATCATCTCATATGTGCTGAATCCCGTGGTTTCCATGCTCTCCAGGAGAAAAATGCCGCGCAGCGTGGCCGTCCTGCTGATCTATGCCGTATTTCTCACCTCACTGGCGGTCATTCTGATCAACCTGATTCCAATGTTCATCGAGCAGCTGGAGGAGCTTAACGAGCATCTGCCGGAGATGACATTGCATGCGCAGGGCCTGATGCGGGGCATGAATTCCAGACTGATTCCGCCCGGTGTGGAGACGGGAATGAATAACTGGTTCTATCAGCTGGAAAACCGCCTGGCCGAAGGCATCTCCCACTTCCTTGATAATATTGCTTCAACCATTGGCATCCTGTTCAATGCGTTCATTGTGCCATTTCTGGTGTTCTACATCCTGAAGGACTTCGATGTGTTCGAACGGACCGTTGTGTCGTGCCTTCCCCGGTCCCGCCGTAAGTCGATTGTCACCCTGCTCAAGGATATTGATGAGGCACTTGGCAATTATATCCGCGGGCAATTTCTTGTCTGTATTATCATTGGTGTGCTGGCCTATATCGGTTATGCCATTATCGGCATGCCCTATGCGCTGCTCTTCGCCTGTGTAGTAGCGGTATTCAACATAGTTCCTTATATGGGTCCGTTTCTGGGCGCAGCTCCGGCCATCGTGATGGCCTCGACCCTCTCATGGCGCCTTGTCCTGATGGTAGCAGTAGTAAATACGCTATGCCAAATGCTGGAGAGCAACGTCATTTCTCCGCAGGTCGTTGGGCGGAAGCTGCATCTGCATCCGCTGCTGATTATCTTCGCGCTGCTGGTCGGCGGGGAGATCGCCGGAATGATCGGGCTGATTCTAGCGGTGCCGTTTTTCGCAGCCGGCAAAGTGGTCATTCAGCATATCGTCGCCTATTATATCCGCAGAAGGCCGGCATAA
- the bglS gene encoding beta-glucanase: MKASVAVAALSAAVWGLWAFTSAPRSEAGGAKDNFTEFNSEFWKKTDGYSNGDMFNCTWREDNISFAGDDLMTLSLTSRSPGEFDGAEYRSLQKYSYGKYEIRMKPAANPGVVSSFFTYTGPSEGEPWDEIDIEFLGKNTRQMQLNYFTDGIGGHEKVIDLGFDASAEFHWYGFEWKRDSITWYVDGRPVHTATESIPLTPGRIMMNLWNGTGVDSWLEAYDGKAPLHAYYDEFRYTPARGE, encoded by the coding sequence ATCAAAGCATCCGTAGCCGTAGCTGCTCTGTCAGCAGCAGTATGGGGCCTATGGGCCTTCACTTCAGCACCCCGATCCGAAGCAGGAGGTGCGAAGGACAATTTTACAGAATTCAATTCGGAGTTCTGGAAGAAAACGGATGGCTATTCCAACGGAGACATGTTCAACTGCACCTGGCGAGAAGATAACATCTCATTTGCCGGGGATGATCTTATGACCCTGTCTCTTACCAGCCGGTCCCCCGGCGAGTTCGACGGCGCAGAATACCGTTCGCTGCAAAAGTACAGCTATGGCAAGTATGAAATCCGTATGAAGCCGGCGGCCAATCCCGGTGTAGTCTCTTCTTTCTTCACGTATACCGGCCCTTCGGAAGGTGAGCCCTGGGACGAAATCGATATTGAATTTTTGGGTAAAAACACCCGCCAGATGCAGTTGAACTACTTCACAGACGGCATCGGAGGACATGAAAAGGTGATTGACCTCGGCTTTGACGCGTCAGCAGAATTTCACTGGTATGGTTTCGAATGGAAGAGGGATTCCATTACCTGGTATGTAGACGGCCGCCCTGTTCATACTGCGACCGAGAGTATCCCCCTTACTCCGGGCCGTATTATGATGAATCTCTGGAACGGAACAGGCGTGGATTCCTGGCTGGAGGCTTATGACGGCAAGGCTCCGCTACATGCTTATTATGACGAATTCCGCTATACGCCAGCCCGGGGCGAGTAA
- the leuS gene encoding leucine--tRNA ligase: MSDNIGTPAQAGYRAQTIEPKWQKFWDENKTFKTSEEAGKPKFYALDMFPYPSGAGLHVGHPEGYTATDIVSRFKRMRGYNVLHPMGWDAFGLPAEQYAMDTGQHPRDITFKNIDNFRRQIKSLGFSYDWDREISTTDPGYYKWTQWIFIQLYNRGLAYVAEVSVNWCEALGTVLANEEVIDGKSERGGHPVVRRPMRQWILRITEYADRLLEDLDELDWEESIKDMQRNWIGKSTGAEVTFAIEGHEATLEVFTTRPDTLFGASYCVVAPEHKLVDVITTEEQKAAVADYRDKASRKSDLERTDLAKEKSGVFTGAYAINPVNGAQVPIWIADYVLAGYGTGAIMAVPGHDSRDWEFAKQFGLNIVEVVQGGNIEEEAYSGDGLHVNSGFLDGLSNTEAIAKMIAWLEEKGSGKGKVTYRLRDWLFSRQRYWGEPIPILHLEDGTMKTVPVDQLPLVLPDVDAIKPSGTGESPLANVTEWVETIDPETGMKARRETNTMPQWAGSCWYYLRYIDPHNDQELCSPEKQKEWLPVDLYIGGAEHAVLHLLYARFWHKVLYDIGVVDTKEPFHKLVNQGMILGNNNEKMSKSRGNVINPDEIVEAYGADTLRVYEMFMGPLEATKPWNEKGVEGIHRFLSRVWRLFVNEDGSISAKISADGGTDEFKRTWHKTLKKVTEDFEHLRFNTAISQLMIFINDAYKQESLSTEAAEQFVQMLSPLAPHIAEELWQLLGHEGSISYVAWPAYDEAWTVDAEVEIVVQVNGKIVQRALIPLDMTQQEMQDHALALPNVKAAVEGKTVRKIIAVPGKLVNIVVG, translated from the coding sequence ATGAGCGACAACATTGGCACACCGGCCCAAGCCGGCTACCGCGCCCAGACCATCGAGCCGAAATGGCAGAAATTCTGGGACGAGAACAAGACATTCAAGACAAGTGAAGAAGCAGGCAAACCGAAGTTCTACGCACTGGATATGTTCCCGTATCCTTCCGGCGCAGGGCTGCACGTAGGCCATCCGGAAGGGTATACCGCTACAGACATCGTCTCCCGTTTCAAACGGATGCGCGGCTACAATGTACTGCACCCGATGGGCTGGGACGCTTTCGGACTTCCGGCTGAGCAGTATGCGATGGATACCGGACAGCATCCGCGTGACATTACCTTCAAGAACATTGATAATTTCCGCCGCCAGATCAAGTCGCTGGGCTTCTCCTACGACTGGGACCGCGAGATCAGCACGACTGATCCGGGTTACTACAAATGGACGCAGTGGATTTTCATCCAGCTGTACAACCGCGGTCTGGCTTATGTAGCTGAGGTTTCCGTGAACTGGTGTGAAGCGCTGGGGACCGTCCTGGCGAATGAAGAAGTGATCGACGGCAAAAGCGAGCGCGGCGGCCATCCCGTGGTCCGCAGACCGATGCGCCAGTGGATTCTGAGAATTACCGAATACGCAGACCGTCTGCTCGAGGATCTGGATGAGCTGGACTGGGAAGAGAGCATTAAGGATATGCAGCGCAACTGGATCGGCAAATCGACCGGCGCTGAGGTGACTTTTGCCATTGAAGGGCATGAGGCTACGCTTGAAGTGTTCACCACCCGTCCGGACACCCTGTTCGGAGCAAGCTACTGCGTTGTGGCACCGGAGCATAAGCTGGTTGATGTAATTACAACAGAAGAGCAGAAGGCTGCCGTTGCGGACTACCGCGACAAGGCTTCCCGCAAGAGTGATCTGGAACGTACGGATCTGGCCAAAGAGAAAAGCGGTGTCTTCACCGGTGCTTACGCAATCAATCCGGTGAACGGCGCACAGGTGCCGATCTGGATTGCCGACTACGTGCTGGCCGGCTACGGAACCGGAGCGATTATGGCTGTTCCGGGTCATGATAGCCGTGACTGGGAGTTCGCCAAGCAGTTCGGCCTGAACATTGTGGAAGTCGTACAGGGCGGCAACATTGAAGAGGAAGCGTATTCCGGCGACGGCCTGCATGTGAATTCCGGATTCCTCGATGGCCTGTCCAATACTGAAGCCATTGCGAAAATGATTGCCTGGCTGGAAGAGAAGGGGAGCGGCAAGGGCAAAGTAACCTACCGCCTGCGCGACTGGCTGTTCAGCCGCCAGCGTTACTGGGGTGAGCCGATACCAATTCTGCATCTGGAAGACGGCACCATGAAGACCGTTCCTGTGGACCAGCTGCCGCTGGTACTGCCGGATGTGGATGCGATCAAGCCTTCGGGCACAGGTGAATCCCCGCTGGCGAATGTAACCGAATGGGTCGAAACGATTGATCCGGAGACTGGCATGAAAGCCCGCCGCGAGACCAACACCATGCCGCAATGGGCCGGCAGCTGCTGGTACTACCTGCGTTATATTGATCCGCACAATGATCAGGAGCTGTGTTCACCGGAGAAGCAGAAGGAATGGCTGCCGGTTGACCTGTACATCGGCGGAGCCGAGCATGCGGTGCTCCACCTGCTGTATGCCCGCTTCTGGCACAAGGTTCTCTATGATATCGGCGTAGTCGATACGAAGGAACCGTTCCACAAGCTGGTGAACCAGGGGATGATCCTGGGGAACAACAATGAGAAGATGAGTAAATCCCGCGGCAACGTCATCAACCCGGATGAGATCGTAGAAGCGTACGGCGCAGATACACTGCGTGTCTACGAAATGTTCATGGGGCCGCTGGAAGCTACCAAGCCTTGGAACGAAAAAGGCGTGGAAGGCATCCACCGCTTCCTCTCCCGCGTATGGCGCCTGTTCGTGAACGAAGACGGCAGCATCAGCGCGAAGATCTCGGCAGATGGCGGAACCGATGAATTCAAGCGGACCTGGCACAAGACACTGAAGAAGGTAACCGAAGACTTTGAACATCTGCGGTTCAATACGGCGATCAGCCAGCTGATGATTTTCATCAACGATGCCTACAAGCAGGAGAGCCTGTCCACGGAAGCAGCAGAACAGTTCGTCCAGATGCTGTCGCCGCTGGCACCGCATATTGCCGAAGAGCTGTGGCAGCTGCTGGGTCACGAAGGAAGCATCAGCTATGTCGCCTGGCCTGCTTATGATGAAGCCTGGACCGTAGACGCGGAAGTGGAAATCGTCGTGCAGGTTAACGGTAAAATCGTTCAGCGCGCCCTGATTCCGCTGGATATGACTCAGCAGGAAATGCAGGATCATGCACTGGCTCTGCCGAACGTGAAGGCGGCCGTCGAAGGCAAAACTGTACGTAAAATTATTGCCGTTCCCGGCAAGCTGGTAAATATAGTAGTGGGTTAA
- a CDS encoding extracellular solute-binding protein, translating into MKFRLPLFALVLILSGCTFRSSGATLPAASPESTAPHFEVKAGKYNPPIDLYTVGSVNPNLTFKKGESLEHNVHTAWAEERLGIRIRYLWTISGTSENYANKLRLELAKGNMPDVVTTRDAAIIQELIDSGQFMEVGSLFEQYASRVWKKAVAEDTSAWNAFVRDGHKYAIPIMDYEYNSDPLLWIRQDWLTKLKLETPRTLDELEQVMDAFVNQDPDGNGLKDTYGLALGFRNGPSTWMGDSSWIFGAFGTVPEQWNRRSDGTLEYGSVQPGARKAVALMKHWVQQGYLSTDSAWLDEEGAANRFVSGKAGMIAGPYWMRGWPLSSLTAADPQASVKAVAIPSGPEGTAMRRGTLPVNGAILINKKMKHPEIFFTYQNYMFDYYATSTGEFINGLAEGYDWAMAGGKATIEPSALPMGVIRVASYTLTFDGARIPSEVIKEIPEDIAPVLLGQKEASRKEQFTGPPTKTMKSDGELLKKLEQKSFQNIIFADSGIEEFDEFVGKWKAYGGLSETSEVNAWDRSRR; encoded by the coding sequence ATGAAATTCAGATTGCCGTTGTTCGCGCTGGTCCTGATCTTATCGGGCTGCACCTTCCGCAGTTCCGGGGCCACTCTCCCGGCAGCTTCCCCGGAGAGCACGGCGCCTCACTTTGAAGTCAAAGCAGGTAAATATAATCCGCCCATAGACCTGTACACAGTGGGCTCCGTGAACCCCAATTTGACTTTTAAAAAAGGCGAGAGCCTTGAGCATAATGTGCATACGGCCTGGGCGGAGGAACGGTTGGGAATCCGTATCCGTTATCTCTGGACTATCTCCGGAACCTCCGAGAACTATGCCAACAAGCTGAGGCTTGAGCTGGCCAAAGGCAATATGCCCGATGTTGTCACTACACGGGATGCAGCCATCATTCAGGAGCTGATTGACTCCGGGCAATTCATGGAAGTCGGCAGTTTATTTGAACAATATGCCTCCCGGGTGTGGAAGAAGGCTGTTGCCGAGGACACTTCGGCATGGAATGCCTTCGTGCGGGACGGTCATAAGTATGCAATTCCCATCATGGATTACGAATACAACTCCGATCCGCTGCTCTGGATTCGCCAGGATTGGCTTACCAAGCTGAAATTGGAAACACCGCGGACGCTGGATGAGCTGGAACAGGTCATGGACGCTTTTGTCAACCAGGACCCGGACGGCAACGGATTAAAGGACACTTACGGCCTTGCTTTAGGTTTCCGTAACGGTCCCAGTACCTGGATGGGGGACAGCAGCTGGATATTTGGAGCGTTCGGCACGGTTCCCGAGCAATGGAACCGCCGGAGTGACGGAACCCTGGAATATGGCTCCGTGCAGCCCGGCGCCCGGAAGGCTGTCGCGCTTATGAAGCATTGGGTTCAGCAGGGGTACTTGTCGACCGACAGTGCCTGGCTTGATGAAGAGGGCGCCGCCAACCGTTTCGTCTCCGGCAAGGCCGGCATGATTGCCGGCCCGTATTGGATGCGCGGCTGGCCCTTGTCTTCCCTGACTGCCGCAGATCCGCAGGCGTCTGTCAAGGCTGTTGCGATACCCTCCGGACCGGAAGGTACCGCTATGAGAAGAGGCACCTTACCTGTTAACGGAGCCATACTGATTAACAAGAAAATGAAGCACCCCGAAATCTTTTTTACCTATCAGAATTATATGTTTGATTACTATGCTACCTCCACCGGCGAGTTCATTAATGGTCTTGCAGAGGGCTATGACTGGGCAATGGCGGGCGGCAAGGCGACCATTGAGCCCTCTGCGCTGCCGATGGGCGTGATCCGGGTGGCCTCCTACACACTGACCTTCGACGGGGCGAGAATTCCTTCCGAAGTCATTAAGGAGATTCCGGAGGATATTGCCCCGGTGCTGCTGGGCCAGAAGGAGGCTTCCCGTAAGGAACAGTTCACGGGACCTCCCACCAAGACGATGAAGAGCGACGGTGAGCTGCTGAAGAAGCTGGAACAAAAAAGCTTTCAAAACATAATCTTTGCGGACAGCGGTATCGAGGAATTTGACGAGTTTGTCGGCAAATGGAAGGCGTACGGGGGATTGTCCGAAACCTCGGAGGTCAATGCCTGGGACCGCAGCCGCCGATGA
- the bglS gene encoding beta-glucanase translates to MTLLLAGLLAGAPSVSAATIFDEPLTYFNSATWQKADGYSNGGMFNCTWRANNISFTSGGQLRLALTSPSNNKFDGAEMRSVYKYGYGKYEVSMKPAKNSGIVSSFFTYTGPSDGTPWDEIDIEFLGKDTTKVQFNYYTNGVGGHEKIVNLGFDASQGYHTYAFDWQQGYIKWYVDGVLKHTATSNIPSHPGKIMMNLWNGTGVDSWLGSYNGANPLYAYYDWLKFTGN, encoded by the coding sequence ATGACGTTGCTGCTTGCCGGATTGCTCGCTGGAGCTCCGTCTGTTTCGGCAGCCACCATCTTTGATGAGCCTCTGACCTACTTCAATTCCGCCACCTGGCAAAAAGCCGACGGCTATTCTAATGGCGGGATGTTCAACTGCACCTGGCGCGCTAACAATATCTCATTTACAAGTGGCGGACAGCTTCGTCTGGCACTGACCAGCCCCAGCAATAATAAATTTGACGGTGCAGAAATGCGTTCAGTCTACAAGTACGGCTACGGTAAATATGAAGTCAGCATGAAGCCTGCCAAGAACAGCGGAATCGTCTCTTCCTTCTTCACCTATACCGGACCCTCCGACGGCACGCCCTGGGATGAAATTGATATCGAGTTTCTGGGCAAGGACACCACTAAAGTTCAATTCAATTATTATACAAACGGGGTTGGCGGTCATGAAAAGATCGTGAATCTGGGATTCGACGCCTCCCAAGGTTATCATACGTATGCCTTCGATTGGCAGCAGGGCTACATTAAGTGGTATGTGGACGGCGTTCTGAAGCATACGGCCACCAGCAATATTCCGTCCCATCCCGGTAAAATTATGATGAACCTCTGGAACGGAACGGGAGTGGACTCCTGGCTCGGTTCCTATAACGGAGCCAATCCGCTCTACGCTTACTACGACTGGCTGAAATTTACAGGCAACTAA